A region of Photobacterium sanguinicancri DNA encodes the following proteins:
- a CDS encoding DMT family transporter, which translates to MTLERRAEFLLLFTTFCASAGWIFSKEVIQGLPPFGFMGLRFFTASLILLPFCFKHFKTVALGDVLRSMSVGCLLAGALLCWIYAISISDTLGEGAFIMSLSVLLAPLVAWVLFKHKPVREFWLSLPFAIVGLMLLSLSQGWQGSVSQLWFLLAAFFLALHFNFNSRFAQRMPVMLLTCIQLFVTGVLGLILSLSVETWPATIPSVIWGWFALSVLFATSLRYLTQTMGQQRVTAANAAIIMILEPIWTVLLSILWYKEAMPAAKVIGCTMILFSLLLYRGLSNPKIRAFLKRSDLHSS; encoded by the coding sequence ATGACCCTCGAAAGACGTGCTGAGTTCTTACTCCTCTTTACAACATTTTGCGCCTCTGCTGGCTGGATCTTTTCGAAAGAAGTGATTCAAGGTTTGCCACCATTTGGCTTTATGGGGTTACGCTTTTTTACTGCCTCACTGATCCTGCTTCCTTTTTGTTTCAAGCATTTTAAAACGGTTGCACTTGGCGATGTCCTGCGCTCTATGTCGGTAGGTTGCTTGCTCGCTGGTGCATTATTGTGCTGGATTTATGCAATTTCAATCAGCGATACCTTAGGGGAAGGGGCTTTTATCATGAGCCTGTCGGTATTGCTTGCACCGTTAGTGGCGTGGGTACTCTTTAAGCATAAACCTGTACGAGAATTTTGGTTGTCGTTACCGTTTGCCATTGTTGGTTTAATGCTGTTATCACTTTCACAGGGCTGGCAAGGATCTGTCAGCCAATTGTGGTTCTTACTTGCTGCCTTCTTTTTGGCATTGCATTTTAACTTTAATAGTCGCTTTGCTCAGCGTATGCCTGTGATGCTACTAACTTGCATTCAATTGTTCGTAACAGGTGTGCTAGGACTAATCCTATCGTTATCTGTTGAGACATGGCCTGCAACAATACCATCGGTAATATGGGGATGGTTTGCATTAAGTGTGTTGTTTGCTACTAGCTTACGTTACCTGACTCAAACCATGGGTCAACAACGGGTCACGGCAGCCAATGCTGCGATCATCATGATCTTGGAGCCGATTTGGACGGTGCTATTGAGCATTTTATGGTACAAAGAAGCGATGCCTGCCGCTAAGGTAATAGGCTGTACAATGATCCTGTTTTCTTTGCTGCTGTACCGTGGTTTATCTAACCCTAAAATTCGAGCATTTCTTAAACGCTCTGATCTTCATTCGTCCTAG
- a CDS encoding YcgJ family protein, whose protein sequence is MQFIKHLVRYSLVFGAAYFTHFTFATSSPVLELEKPATVTTLAAGIFSPEQGIICDEKAGFCVDGFGISMAFTQSYLGDDAQNKMLKMIEEVGGSDNFDSSRFSFSNKVYCDSAERACFDDRYSETKQIPFTDTLFAEEK, encoded by the coding sequence ATGCAGTTTATCAAGCACTTAGTCCGATATTCCTTGGTTTTTGGCGCAGCTTACTTTACGCACTTTACCTTTGCAACCAGCTCACCAGTACTTGAACTAGAGAAGCCAGCGACAGTAACAACATTAGCTGCTGGGATATTTTCCCCTGAGCAAGGCATTATTTGTGATGAAAAAGCAGGGTTCTGTGTCGATGGATTTGGTATTTCAATGGCTTTTACCCAGTCTTACTTAGGTGACGATGCCCAGAATAAAATGCTAAAAATGATAGAAGAAGTTGGCGGAAGCGACAACTTCGACAGTAGCCGCTTTTCATTTAGTAACAAGGTTTATTGTGATTCTGCCGAGCGTGCCTGTTTTGATGATCGCTATAGCGAGACCAAACAAATCCCCTTTACTGATACCTTATTCGCCGAAGAAAAATAA
- a CDS encoding acyl-CoA-binding protein translates to MADLKASFEQAQKDVKQLTQRPSNNELLALYSLFKQATDGDVHGKRPGMFDFKGAAKFEAWEKLQGMNADDAMQKYVDIVEKLTKTYA, encoded by the coding sequence ATGGCAGATTTAAAAGCAAGTTTCGAACAAGCTCAAAAGGATGTTAAACAGCTGACTCAACGTCCATCGAATAACGAGCTATTAGCACTTTACTCACTATTCAAACAAGCAACTGACGGCGACGTACACGGTAAACGCCCAGGTATGTTTGATTTTAAAGGTGCCGCTAAGTTTGAAGCTTGGGAAAAGCTACAAGGTATGAACGCAGACGATGCAATGCAAAAGTACGTAGACATTGTTGAAAAATTAACGAAAACATACGCGTAA
- a CDS encoding L-lactate permease, protein MTDTLLALLAFSPIVLAAILLVGLNWPAKHAMPVAFGLTVIIALFGWDMSANRVLASSIQGLMITIAVLWIVFGAIFLLNTLKHTGAITTIRNGFTDISTDRRVQAIIIAWCFGSFIEGASGFGTPAAIAAPLLVAIGFPALAAVLMGMMIQSTPVSFGAVGTPIIVGVNKGLDTHNITESLVANGSTWDVYLQQITTNVALIHACVGTLIPVLMAMMLTRFFGKNRSWTEGLDILPFAIFAGLAFTIPYALTGALLGPEFPSLIGGLVGLAIVVTAAKKGFLVPKSKWDFESEDKWPAEWLGSLKIEIKETTGKPMSLALAWAPYVLLAVILVASRVSKDFKGMLTDVSFSLSNILGESGISAAIQPLYLPGGILVFVALLAVLLQSRQVSPLFKAFGESSKTLIGAGFVLIFTIPMVRIFINSGVNGADLASMPVTTANFASGLVGEFFPALSATIGALGAFIAGSNTVSNMMFSQFQFEVAQTLSISSAAVVALQAVGAAAGNMIAIHNVVAASATVGLLGREGATLRKTIIPTFYYLVMTGIIGLVIIYGFNISDPLIVAH, encoded by the coding sequence ATGACTGATACCCTACTCGCTTTACTCGCCTTTTCGCCGATAGTGCTCGCCGCTATCTTACTGGTTGGCCTTAACTGGCCAGCAAAACATGCAATGCCTGTTGCCTTTGGTCTAACGGTTATTATTGCCTTATTCGGTTGGGACATGTCCGCTAACCGTGTGCTGGCATCCAGTATCCAAGGCTTGATGATCACCATTGCAGTATTGTGGATCGTGTTCGGTGCCATCTTCTTGTTAAACACTTTAAAGCACACCGGCGCCATCACCACTATTCGTAATGGTTTTACTGATATCTCCACCGATCGCCGTGTTCAAGCCATTATCATTGCATGGTGTTTTGGATCATTCATTGAAGGGGCATCTGGATTTGGTACTCCTGCGGCGATTGCGGCACCACTATTGGTTGCCATTGGTTTCCCAGCCCTTGCTGCCGTACTGATGGGCATGATGATCCAATCAACCCCTGTTTCTTTTGGCGCCGTTGGCACACCTATCATCGTAGGTGTCAATAAAGGACTCGACACTCATAACATCACGGAATCATTAGTCGCTAATGGCTCAACATGGGATGTGTACTTACAGCAAATCACCACAAACGTTGCATTAATCCACGCCTGTGTTGGCACCTTAATACCAGTGCTTATGGCGATGATGCTAACGCGCTTTTTTGGTAAAAACCGAAGCTGGACTGAAGGGCTAGATATTCTACCATTCGCTATTTTTGCAGGCTTAGCTTTTACGATTCCTTACGCATTAACAGGTGCATTACTTGGCCCAGAGTTCCCATCTTTGATTGGTGGCTTAGTGGGATTAGCCATTGTGGTAACTGCGGCGAAAAAAGGCTTTTTAGTGCCTAAATCAAAGTGGGATTTCGAAAGTGAAGACAAATGGCCAGCAGAGTGGTTAGGTTCTCTAAAAATTGAAATCAAAGAGACAACGGGTAAGCCAATGAGCCTGGCGCTTGCATGGGCACCTTATGTACTGTTAGCTGTAATACTGGTTGCTAGTCGCGTAAGTAAAGACTTCAAAGGTATGTTGACCGATGTCAGCTTCTCGCTAAGTAATATCTTAGGTGAGTCTGGGATCAGTGCCGCAATCCAGCCGCTGTACTTACCGGGTGGAATTCTAGTGTTTGTTGCACTGCTTGCGGTATTGCTGCAATCACGCCAAGTCAGCCCATTATTTAAAGCTTTTGGCGAATCAAGTAAGACCCTGATTGGCGCTGGCTTTGTACTTATATTTACCATCCCTATGGTACGTATTTTCATTAACTCAGGCGTAAATGGTGCAGATTTAGCCAGTATGCCAGTAACCACGGCGAACTTTGCATCAGGCTTAGTCGGTGAGTTCTTCCCTGCCCTTAGCGCGACCATAGGTGCATTAGGTGCATTCATCGCAGGTTCTAATACAGTATCTAATATGATGTTTAGCCAATTTCAATTTGAAGTGGCACAAACACTAAGCATCTCAAGTGCGGCTGTTGTTGCCTTGCAAGCAGTAGGTGCAGCGGCGGGTAATATGATTGCGATTCACAACGTGGTTGCCGCATCAGCTACGGTTGGCTTGCTAGGCCGTGAAGGCGCAACTTTACGTAAAACGATTATCCCAACTTTCTACTACCTTGTTATGACGGGTATTATCGGCTTAGTCATCATTTATGGCTTCAATATTAGCGATCCACTGATAGTGGCTCATTAA
- a CDS encoding bestrophin-like domain: MVIESLPTFVGLATVISISALIAVLFTTIIHYAVHPARTDENAQLCSTLSTRLGAIQAFILALAFNSVFSEYNELRESIDQEAMVISLVLEDLSEELPREHAIPSITTLANYVYAVIEEDWGTKDPLSSSLTADHALYDLRRLLDAIPRNDEIVDTTNEIDRLLDEIERLRMQRLFDYDDDLPPLFWAMVIGLFFLALIPLSYFKQTKVSMFYLSSYGAATGMVMYAILIYSQPFQTSLTVGNQPFKQVLHSIENEYKLLKNRSDDSNDLRLPEVKSMQATPYQRER, encoded by the coding sequence GTGGTGATAGAATCGCTTCCTACTTTCGTTGGCTTAGCCACCGTTATCAGTATTTCCGCACTAATTGCAGTGCTATTCACCACCATTATCCACTATGCTGTTCATCCCGCCCGTACCGATGAAAATGCCCAACTTTGCTCAACGCTATCAACACGCTTAGGCGCCATTCAGGCATTCATTCTCGCACTGGCATTCAATTCTGTTTTTTCCGAATACAACGAATTGCGGGAATCGATTGATCAAGAGGCCATGGTGATTTCGTTAGTATTAGAAGATTTAAGTGAGGAATTACCAAGAGAACACGCTATACCTAGCATCACCACATTGGCGAACTACGTATATGCTGTGATTGAAGAAGACTGGGGCACCAAAGATCCGTTATCAAGCAGTCTCACTGCCGATCATGCTTTATATGACTTACGCCGCTTGCTAGATGCTATTCCACGCAATGACGAAATTGTCGACACAACCAATGAAATCGATCGACTACTCGATGAAATAGAGCGCTTACGTATGCAACGCTTGTTTGACTACGACGACGATCTACCACCACTGTTTTGGGCCATGGTCATAGGGTTATTTTTCTTGGCGCTGATCCCCCTTAGTTATTTTAAACAAACCAAGGTAAGCATGTTTTATCTGTCTTCATATGGTGCTGCAACGGGCATGGTAATGTACGCTATTTTAATTTACTCACAGCCCTTCCAAACCAGCTTAACCGTTGGCAACCAACCGTTTAAGCAAGTTCTGCATTCGATAGAGAATGAATATAAATTACTGAAAAATCGCTCGGATGATTCTAATGACCTTCGATTGCCCGAGGTCAAATCCATGCAAGCGACGCCTTATCAGCGTGAACGCTAA
- the htpX gene encoding protease HtpX has product MKRIALFLATNLAVMLVFSVVLNIVYAVTGMQPGSLSGLLVMAALFGFGGSLFSLFMSKKMALRSVGGSVIEHPRNETEHWLIETVSRQAQKAGIGMPTVAIYDSADINAFATGAKRDDSLVAVSTGLMHSMTRDEAEAVLAHEISHIANGDMVTMTLMQGVVNTFVIFVSRLVAGAISGVNSNDEEGEGGSYMTYFIVSSIMEVLFGFLASILTMWYSRHREFKADAGSAHLVGKQKMIAALERLKMSQEPQLEGSMMAFGINGKKSLSELFMTHPPLEKRIDALRRGEHL; this is encoded by the coding sequence ATGAAGCGTATTGCATTGTTTTTGGCAACCAACCTTGCCGTTATGTTGGTATTCAGTGTCGTCTTGAACATTGTTTATGCTGTCACAGGTATGCAGCCGGGTAGTCTTTCTGGCTTACTTGTTATGGCGGCACTATTTGGTTTTGGTGGCTCGCTGTTCTCTCTATTCATGTCGAAGAAGATGGCGTTGCGTTCAGTGGGCGGTTCAGTGATTGAACACCCTCGAAATGAAACTGAACATTGGCTAATTGAAACCGTTTCGCGTCAAGCGCAAAAAGCGGGCATCGGTATGCCAACGGTAGCGATTTACGACTCTGCTGACATCAATGCTTTTGCGACAGGTGCAAAGCGCGATGATTCATTGGTTGCGGTATCAACAGGTTTGATGCACAGCATGACTCGTGATGAAGCTGAAGCTGTACTAGCTCACGAAATTAGCCATATAGCGAATGGCGATATGGTGACGATGACCTTGATGCAAGGTGTAGTGAATACCTTTGTTATTTTCGTCTCTCGTTTAGTTGCTGGTGCTATCAGTGGCGTGAACAGTAACGATGAAGAAGGCGAGGGTGGTAGCTACATGACTTACTTTATCGTCTCTTCTATCATGGAAGTATTGTTCGGCTTCTTGGCGAGCATCTTGACCATGTGGTACAGCCGCCATCGTGAATTTAAGGCAGATGCAGGTTCGGCTCACCTAGTGGGTAAACAAAAGATGATTGCCGCGCTAGAGCGTTTGAAAATGAGCCAAGAACCACAACTTGAAGGTTCTATGATGGCATTTGGTATTAACGGTAAGAAGTCACTGTCTGAGCTATTCATGACACACCCACCGCTAGAAAAACGTATCGATGCACTACGCCGTGGTGAGCACCTTTAA
- a CDS encoding DUF805 domain-containing protein, which translates to MSWYLHVLKNYAVFKGRARRKEYWYFFLVNLVIALCLAVVDNLLHTPGSADGAGILGSIYSFAVMIPTIAVGVRRLHDTGRVGWWMFIVIIPVIGALVLLYFFVKDSEAEPNEYGPNPKHIEDAQFSG; encoded by the coding sequence ATGAGCTGGTATTTACACGTTTTAAAGAATTATGCTGTTTTCAAAGGAAGGGCTCGTCGAAAAGAGTATTGGTATTTCTTCTTAGTTAACCTTGTGATTGCATTATGTTTAGCTGTGGTAGATAACCTACTTCATACACCAGGATCTGCTGATGGAGCGGGTATTTTGGGCTCTATCTATTCTTTTGCTGTGATGATCCCAACAATCGCTGTTGGCGTAAGACGTTTGCATGATACAGGTCGGGTTGGCTGGTGGATGTTTATTGTGATTATTCCTGTTATTGGTGCACTTGTATTGCTGTACTTTTTCGTTAAAGACAGCGAGGCGGAGCCTAACGAGTATGGTCCAAATCCTAAGCATATTGAAGATGCCCAATTTAGTGGCTAG
- a CDS encoding MFS transporter, giving the protein MSIFRFPLLVWMGIGTLIFSLGIRQSFGIFMMPISDTFQTGREFFSFAIALQNLLFGMFQPFIGMASDRWGPRRIIMLGAVAYGAGLYLTSIATEPSMLYVTIGMLIGLGLSATSYVIVLGAIARVVPAEHTAKAFGLTTSAGSFGMFAVIPGAQSLLTHFDWQTALQIFALSCCLMIAFASFMKTESANNKGGTVEDSQTLKQALSEAFNHKGYWLIHAGFFVCGFHVMFIATHLPSYLADKGLPGNIAAMALAYVGIFNIFGSYFWGVMGDKFDKRYVMTSLYLVRTVVIAAFVTLPVTEHTAAIFGGAIGFCWLGTVPLTSGLVRQIFGARYLSTLYGLVFFTHQVGSFLGAWVGGRIYDYYGSYEPIWWSTVVLAFIAALLHLPINCKPVARLKVAYS; this is encoded by the coding sequence ATGAGTATTTTTCGTTTTCCACTTTTAGTATGGATGGGAATAGGGACATTAATTTTTAGCCTTGGGATTAGGCAATCTTTTGGTATCTTCATGATGCCAATCTCAGATACATTTCAAACTGGCCGTGAGTTCTTTAGCTTTGCGATTGCCCTGCAAAACCTGTTATTTGGCATGTTCCAACCTTTTATTGGCATGGCATCGGATCGCTGGGGACCACGCCGCATTATTATGCTTGGGGCTGTTGCCTATGGTGCAGGACTGTACCTAACGTCAATCGCGACTGAGCCAAGCATGCTCTATGTCACTATTGGCATGTTGATCGGCCTTGGTTTAAGCGCAACCAGCTATGTGATCGTACTTGGGGCTATTGCACGCGTAGTACCTGCTGAACACACAGCAAAAGCATTTGGCCTAACCACCTCTGCGGGTTCGTTTGGTATGTTTGCGGTTATCCCTGGTGCACAATCGCTACTGACACATTTTGACTGGCAAACCGCATTGCAAATCTTTGCTTTATCTTGCTGTTTAATGATCGCATTCGCGAGCTTTATGAAAACAGAAAGTGCCAACAATAAAGGCGGTACTGTTGAAGATTCACAAACATTAAAACAAGCATTGTCTGAAGCCTTCAACCACAAAGGCTATTGGCTAATTCATGCGGGTTTCTTCGTATGTGGTTTTCATGTGATGTTTATTGCGACCCACTTACCTAGCTATTTGGCCGATAAAGGCTTACCCGGCAATATTGCCGCGATGGCATTAGCCTATGTGGGTATTTTTAATATCTTCGGATCGTATTTTTGGGGCGTAATGGGCGATAAGTTTGACAAACGCTATGTCATGACTTCGCTGTACCTTGTTCGTACTGTGGTTATTGCAGCCTTTGTTACTTTACCTGTTACTGAGCACACCGCTGCAATATTTGGTGGTGCGATTGGTTTTTGTTGGTTAGGTACAGTGCCGTTAACCTCTGGCTTAGTTCGTCAGATCTTCGGCGCGCGCTACTTATCAACCTTATACGGTTTAGTTTTCTTTACACACCAAGTGGGTAGCTTCTTAGGTGCTTGGGTCGGTGGTCGAATTTACGATTACTACGGTTCGTATGAACCTATTTGGTGGTCGACTGTAGTGCTGGCTTTCATTGCGGCATTACTTCATCTTCCAATCAACTGCAAACCAGTTGCTCGCTTGAAGGTGGCGTACAGTTAA
- a CDS encoding LysR family transcriptional regulator, with protein sequence MVKTDDLILFAQVVELGSFSRVAEQNSLTNSVVSKRIARLEESLGVQLLYRSTRKLTVSEAGKLLYQGAKNVKQAAVEAIDTVAGFGEKVTGHVKMSVPTISGDLLLADAVADFCVQNPGMTVDMSLDNKFVDLIDDGFDLVIRTGHLEDSNLIARHILDSQWVICAAPAYISRNGKPQHPEDLVNHNCLQYAYQTTGAAEWLFKRDSGNYIVRISGNFSTNNAGALRKAALGGHGIAYVPRCLVYHDLMKGDLMDLFPKQVGKRLGIYAVYPFTRQPPQKIRLLIEHIRARYLAIGHYF encoded by the coding sequence ATGGTTAAAACAGATGACTTGATCCTGTTTGCACAGGTTGTGGAGCTCGGCTCTTTTAGTCGAGTAGCAGAGCAAAACAGCCTTACAAACTCAGTGGTTAGCAAGCGGATAGCGCGATTAGAGGAAAGCCTTGGAGTACAACTTTTGTACCGAAGTACACGAAAGTTAACGGTGAGTGAGGCTGGAAAATTACTTTATCAAGGTGCTAAAAATGTGAAGCAGGCAGCGGTAGAGGCAATAGATACCGTGGCAGGGTTTGGTGAAAAAGTGACTGGACATGTGAAAATGTCAGTGCCTACTATCTCGGGAGACCTACTTTTAGCAGATGCGGTTGCGGATTTTTGCGTGCAAAATCCGGGGATGACAGTGGATATGTCGCTTGATAATAAGTTTGTGGATTTGATTGATGATGGTTTTGACTTAGTGATCAGAACCGGTCACCTCGAAGACTCCAACCTAATTGCACGCCATATTTTAGATTCGCAATGGGTAATATGCGCGGCACCTGCCTATATTAGCCGAAACGGAAAACCGCAGCATCCCGAGGATTTAGTGAACCATAATTGCTTACAGTATGCTTACCAAACAACAGGTGCAGCGGAGTGGTTGTTTAAAAGAGATAGCGGTAATTATATCGTGCGGATCAGTGGTAACTTCTCAACCAATAACGCGGGAGCATTACGTAAAGCAGCCTTAGGCGGTCACGGTATTGCTTATGTACCAAGGTGTTTGGTGTATCACGATTTGATGAAAGGGGATTTAATGGATTTATTCCCTAAGCAAGTTGGTAAGCGGCTAGGCATTTATGCAGTTTACCCGTTCACTCGCCAACCACCGCAAAAAATCAGGTTACTAATAGAGCATATTCGTGCGCGTTATCTCGCTATTGGCCACTATTTTTAA
- a CDS encoding Na+/H+ antiporter NhaC family protein, with protein sequence MNLFDFSDSLWSVLPAMIAVILAVSTRRVLLSLGTGIAAGALMLNHYSPLDTLHYLVGKVLAIVWSDGTVNGDNVNMIIFMLLLGALISLMSVSGATQAFADWASVRCKDRRSAKSLTGLMVFVFFIDDFFHSLSVGAICRPVTDRFKISRAKLAYLLDSTAAPVCVLMPISSWGAYIIALVGGIMVAHNVTDQSPIAAFVEMMPMNLYAVFTLVMVICVIFFQLDIGPMRKHEARALEGQLWDESQGKPAGLDVEVPEDAKGGMIDMVLPIFTLTAATVFFMVQSGAEVLAANGRAFSVIGSFENTNVGSSLVYGAICSLVVSVGLALRLKMSASTWLKAAPQGISAMMPAIVILFFAWTIGAVVRDMQTGIYLASMANGNLPIELLPALVFVLSCAMAFATGTSWGTFGIMLPLAGDIAAASDIAMLLPMLSAVLAGAVFGDHSSPISSTSILSATGAGCHHMDHVLTQLPYACSVAFGALLGYLAIGYTHSAWAGLAVSGIWFLGFCIFAMRKVQPAMASEPVTN encoded by the coding sequence ATGAACCTTTTTGATTTTTCGGACTCTCTTTGGTCCGTACTGCCCGCTATGATAGCGGTCATCCTTGCTGTTTCCACGCGTCGTGTTTTGCTATCTCTCGGCACAGGTATCGCAGCTGGTGCATTAATGCTTAACCATTATTCGCCGCTAGACACCCTTCACTATTTAGTCGGCAAAGTCTTAGCCATCGTATGGAGTGACGGCACGGTAAACGGCGACAATGTAAATATGATTATTTTCATGTTATTGCTTGGTGCGCTGATTAGCTTAATGAGTGTTTCTGGCGCAACGCAAGCTTTTGCCGATTGGGCTTCGGTTCGCTGTAAAGACCGCCGCAGTGCTAAGTCGCTAACGGGTTTAATGGTGTTTGTTTTCTTTATTGATGATTTCTTCCATAGCCTTTCCGTTGGTGCTATTTGCCGCCCAGTAACAGACCGCTTCAAAATCTCCCGCGCTAAACTTGCTTACCTACTCGACTCTACTGCCGCTCCTGTTTGTGTTTTGATGCCTATTTCATCTTGGGGTGCTTATATCATCGCACTTGTCGGTGGCATTATGGTTGCACATAACGTAACAGACCAAAGCCCTATCGCTGCGTTTGTAGAAATGATGCCAATGAACTTATACGCCGTGTTCACCCTTGTTATGGTGATATGCGTTATTTTCTTCCAGTTAGACATTGGCCCAATGCGTAAGCACGAAGCAAGAGCTCTAGAAGGTCAGCTTTGGGACGAATCACAAGGTAAACCTGCAGGCCTAGACGTAGAAGTACCTGAAGATGCTAAAGGCGGCATGATTGATATGGTATTGCCTATCTTCACACTAACCGCTGCGACTGTTTTCTTTATGGTGCAATCTGGCGCTGAAGTACTTGCCGCAAATGGCCGCGCATTTAGCGTTATTGGTTCATTTGAAAATACCAATGTTGGTTCATCACTGGTTTACGGTGCGATTTGTAGTTTAGTGGTTTCAGTTGGTTTGGCACTACGCTTAAAAATGAGCGCAAGTACGTGGCTTAAAGCTGCACCTCAAGGTATCTCTGCGATGATGCCTGCCATTGTTATTTTATTCTTCGCTTGGACTATTGGTGCTGTTGTTCGCGACATGCAAACAGGTATTTACTTAGCGTCTATGGCTAATGGTAATTTACCTATCGAATTGTTACCGGCGCTGGTATTCGTTTTATCTTGTGCAATGGCGTTTGCGACAGGTACAAGTTGGGGTACGTTCGGTATCATGCTGCCACTCGCAGGTGATATTGCAGCAGCAAGTGACATTGCGATGCTACTACCTATGCTGTCTGCTGTACTAGCAGGTGCGGTATTTGGAGATCACAGTTCGCCAATCTCAAGTACCAGTATTCTGTCTGCAACAGGTGCAGGCTGCCACCATATGGATCATGTGCTGACTCAACTTCCATACGCCTGCTCTGTCGCGTTTGGCGCACTACTAGGCTACTTAGCAATTGGCTACACTCATTCTGCGTGGGCAGGTCTGGCCGTCAGTGGTATCTGGTTCTTAGGTTTCTGTATTTTTGCAATGCGCAAGGTACAACCTGCTATGGCAAGTGAACCTGTTACGAACTAA